The following DNA comes from Cololabis saira isolate AMF1-May2022 chromosome 7, fColSai1.1, whole genome shotgun sequence.
cgtcactgacgcgcaCCTctcgaaaattgtaactacgcatcgaggcgacgcagaccacacgcagacaagagggctgtgattggttcgcttggtagcaacgcatttccggtttgaagcagtcgtgaactttcagcgcttttttcttcgtgtatgtgtgattttttttggttttattttttgcacaatagttgtccttatctctttgattcactgtgaccggaaaaagttggataaaccattcaggaaaagatcgcgaattagacggcgtcacggtgacggcgtcggcgtgtgcacggcgtcgatttgacgcagaaccataactaaAGCTTGAgctatggttctgcgtcaaatcgacgcccaaaaaaaaaacaaaaaaaaaaaacacacatacacgaagaaaagagcgctgaaagttcacaacTGCTTCAAAGCGGAAACTGGAAatacgttgctaccaagcgaaccaatcccagccctctcggtctgcgtgtggtctgcgtcgcctcgacgcgcagttacaattttcgggaggtacgcgtcagtggcggcgtcgacgcgtaccacacgccgtaggcacggcgtcgatttgacgcagaaccataactcaagcttcagATGATGAGAAGAAtccagatttcttttttcttcctctccatCAGAAAGTACACAGCCTGCAGCTTTTGTCATATTCAAAGTTGTAAGTTAATGTAAGCAGTTCACACTTTTAATAAAATCAGAACAGGCAAAGACAATTCCAATTGCTTTAACAGTGAACTAGGTTTTCTTTGCAATGAATCTCACCTTTAAAGTACTTCACAGTTTTGACTCGCAGCTCCAGGGTTGCATCTTCGTCACATACAAAAACAGTCTGGGGGTGCTGCTGGAATGCAGACACTGTCCACATGTGATTCACACCTTCTTCTATGGCTTTATACAAGGCAAATGCCTTATGCGCACCAGTGATGATGATCATGACCTGAGAAGAAATTGGAAGTATGAGTTGTGTCACTGACTTTAAGAAAATCAAAGTGTATTATCAATCCACTGTTCTACAGCTcagtaacaaaaacaataattgCTTACAATCTATCataaacacacaaagaaaaaaattacaaacaGCTTAATAGATGACTCCTAACCTCTTTTGCATCCATGACAGTGCCCACTCCGACAGTGAGCGACATGGTGGGGACTTTTGACAGATCTCCATCAAAGAATCGAGCATTAGCAATGATGGTGTCTTTTGCTAGGGTCTTCACCCTGGTTCTTGAAACCAAGCTTGAACCAGGCTCATTAAAGGCAATGTGGCCATCAGGTCCAATACCTGACAAATAACACaaggattgattgattgatttcttCCAACAAGACTGCATAATCATTACATACCAGAGCTTCACTGACAGCAATTCAAGTTAGATCTGTGCCCTTCTGACCTCCAACAAACAGCTCGATCCCCCCGGCAGCGGTTATCTTTTCTTCAAAGGCCTCACATTCTGCTTGCAGGTTAGTAGCGTTGCCATCGAGAATGTGGGTGTTCTCTGCTTTTATGTCTATGTGCTTGAAGAAGTTATTCCACATGAAGGAGTGGTAGCTCTCAGGGTGATCTCGGGGAAGTCCTACAAATGAGTTTATGGGTTTCTTAAATGAGATCAGACCATTTGAAGAATTCCTTGATGTGTAATTTAAAGAACAGGTTCGCGTACCGGTACTGAATACCTACCCACATATTCATCCATGTTG
Coding sequences within:
- the gnpda1 gene encoding glucosamine-6-phosphate isomerase 1; the protein is MKLIILNDYDQASEWAAKYIRNKILLFKPGPDKYFTLGLPTGSTPSGCYKKLIEYYKNGEISFQYVKTFNMDEYVGLPRDHPESYHSFMWNNFFKHIDIKAENTHILDGNATNLQAECEAFEEKITAAGGIELFVGGIGPDGHIAFNEPGSSLVSRTRVKTLAKDTIIANARFFDGDLSKVPTMSLTVGVGTVMDAKEVMIIITGAHKAFALYKAIEEGVNHMWTVSAFQQHPQTVFVCDEDATLELRVKTVKYFKGMMHVHNKLVELPVSEIKEK